TtggttgtgtttgttttttatcggGTTCCCCGCTAATTGATTGATCGCCCACCGATAGAAAAACCGCGCCGGAGGCAAATAGGATAAAAGCGAACGAAACGATCAAACTGTTCCGAAAACGGCGAGATGGCTACTCAAATATAAATCAATGAATAGTATACATCCATCCAGCAACATGACGATGGCCAGAGAATATTTTCAGCTAGTTACGTCACCCATCAAACTAGCACCAAtagtcaacaaacaaaaaacaacaaaaaatcccgACCTATTTCGTTCGAAATTCACCCGTGTCGTGTCTTGCCTtggcataaaaataaatcaaaaattttcggAGGTCGGAGGTGGGGCACTGGTTCGACATTTGTGCAATGACACATGGGAAACGTACAAACGTACAACACGACGCCGGAAAGAATCGTCAATAAATAACAAGAGTAGCcgagttgtgtgtgtagttgGTCTTACCTGTTGCAATCAATGCCATCGACGAagggaagagaagaagaagaagtggtcGGTTGATTCCGGCGGAAGTAGACTCGGTCCTCCTTGTCAAAGAGACTGGAATTCCTGACCTTCACTTGAGTCCGACGTTTAGGGAACTGGTCGCACCTGAAAAGTATGAACGACAGACATTTGAATAACAGAGAGGGCAAAAGACAATTATGACAATGATGATCAAATAATACACAATCaatgggagaagaagaataaaatttaaaccGTGAAAAAAGTTAGATAAATAGGTTATGATAAAACTTACCAAGATGATAAAGAAAACTAGATGGATAGCCCTGGATCAACCCCAACAGCAATATCCGGCACGCAATTCACAGTACACAGTTCACAAAAATCACAATCCAGCGTccagtcaacaacaacaacaaacaaactcgAAAAACTAATCAAAGTGTCTGAACTTGAACTTAAACTCTGAACTTGAAGACCAGATGTTTGCAGAACCCGGCATCCCCGGATCATGGCAGACGCACCTATCTCTCAACATCTGATCACCGACCAAACTATCTTGCATTTCAGAAAGTCAACAGCTTGAAGAATAATTACTGATTGAAGATCTTTTTTAGTTGCatgttctttgtttgtttcttctaaaCACCCCAAACTGGCCTCGTTAGTATCGGAAATTTTTATGTCATTAGGTGAGATTGGTTTTAGGCTGCTGTTTTTTCAGAATTCACATTAATACATTACTCCATTTCAggtcaatttgaaaaaagagacttgCAAACGGAATTTGATAAAGTCAAACGCAATATTGATGATGCAAAATTCCAGGTTTCCAAATTTGTTGTACCGCACTATCTGGATTTCGATACTTTGCATGTTCACTCAAGAGAATTAGTCAAAACATCATCCAAACTCAGCGAATAAGTAGAGGAACTAGTTGCCAAGTCAGAGACTGAAGTAAGTCCAAATTGCATAAACTTTATCATAATTTGAAGAATCTGTCCATTCAACAAACCTTTTCCGATTTATATTTGCAGCTCAAGTTTCAAATTGACAAGCTCAACAAATGAGTTCAATTCCATCGGCAGTTAAATTAATGCTGCCAAGCTTCAAGTGCAGCTATGAAACACTGCAGCATGAAACTGTTGATTGAGTAACAGTGATGAATAACAAATcgattcgcctttttttagtgCCGCCTAGTAGTCCCACCACCCCTCCTCAtaacatgcagcagcagcagcaggtacaacaacagcaagtgcagcaacagcaagtgcaacaacaacaacacagcaTTCCCACACCTACTCCGCAAGGGAATGCTTCATCAAACGATCATCACCAAGTCTTTTTCGGAAATGACATGCCtccaagtaaaaaacaaaacaaaacctttTGGCTTTACAGGAAAAAACGTTTATGCGATGCTAActttcgtttgtttctttaGGTTCAGGGAATTTGATTCCCATGTCACCTCACAATCTCCAGCAAAACGGGTTCCCAACCGCTGACTACACAATACTCAGTTGGTTAGAAACAGAGTTATGTTCCACAGCAAAGTGTGCATctcaatttaatttcaattttaataatgTCGTTAGAACGGACTACTCTCGTCGATGTCAAACTTGATTCACTGTCAACGGAGTGTCAGTTTGCAGCGAATTTGAGACTGGATAACAACGAGTTCCCAAACAACTGTGAAAACATGCTTGTACCTGTCTCCCTCGAGGTAAGTGAtttattgacattttcaaagggaaatttcaacaaaactaTTTGTATTTAATAGAAGCTGAAAAAGCTAACTCGTGCAATTTCTAATGGAAGTAATAAACCAGACCCAACAGACAGATCCACACACTTGTTGAAGTCAAAGAAATTGTGGCCAATTAGTGGACAAGAACTGTTAACAGAACATGGATTCACTGCTCTTGCTGAACAGTATTCTGAGACTTTGCCAGCATTAACCAACAAAATGTTACGTCTAATGGGTCTGGACCCTTTTGCGTTCAAAGTGAAATCAAACCTTGTTAGTGTCATCATTTGTGGAACTGGTCATTCACAAGACAACTGGTCAGGCACTCTAAAGTGGGCCTTGGTTAATAACGAAGgtacaatttttcaaatctttccaTAATTTACTgtccaaaacaaataattaattttctctttagcTTGAGGATCATTCATGAAAATGGTATTACAAATACCAGTTGAAGGTGGCCACGAAGGAGGTCGAAGCAAAGTGGAACTCGATGATCAAATTCGTTTGTTCAACGTTTGCGATGGAAGTGATCGTGATTACCACCTGACTACTTTTTACTCTGATTGCCATCATACGTTTGAAGAGGTCAAGTTTGGCTACCGATTGACCATGCAATTCGAGTTGGAACTCGAAACAACCCCTCTCCTGTCCTCCCTGTTGCCGTCTGTGGATCTCAACACCTTTCTAACGTTCAACGATGTTCAGAAGACTCTTTCCCACTGGGCCCCAACGGAGAGTAACCAGCCTAATATGCTGGTCCTACTCCTCGAGCATCGCTACGCCCCGTCTGAGCTTAATTTTTGCCGCCTGAAAGGTAAAGATCGCCTTCTGGCTCGGCTCCTTCTCTCCGTTGGCACTGTCGACATGTATCTGGCCCAATTACGGAAAACTGTCTTCGAACCGTATAACAAGACTCTCTCGGAAGAGGAGAGCGTGGAAACCGACGAGAAGAATTCGGAGACGGAGCACCCCATTGCCAACTGTTTGTGCTGCATATAAAAACGTTGCAAATGTCTACAGCCAGAAACACAAACAATCTCTGACGTTGTCTCCCGAAATTGGAGTCTCTGTCGAGATTGCGTGCCTGACGTGTCTCGACGGTCGAATCGTCAAATGCAGACCCCCCCTAAAGGTCGATATCGATACAAATATCATCCCTTTCAATCACGGTATCTACACGCTCGAATATGATTGCCTGGAAATGGATGGCGACAGTCTCGACCAGAGTTACTTGCGCAATGTATTACATCCTCGATCTGTGCTTGTGACTAGCCCCAAAAATTCCTTGGAGCTGATGTTCAGTTGCAATTTAACTGCTGCGCTGGACCAACTGGAGGCCAACCCGAACACCAAAGCCTTGAATCGAGTGACAACATTCTGCCAGGATTTTCCAGACAAAGTTTGGCTGGAGGCCGTCGACCGAGAAGAGAGAACACGGCGTCTGGTGCCCATTTGCCTTCAACTCATTGCCAAATACAACAATTTGAAGTTACTACATTTGCTGTCCGACAACTTCCCCGGACATCCTATCCACCAGTACGAAGGGTTGAGGAGCAAAGCGATTGCCATCGGAGTGGCCCGTCTGATAAAAAAGGTTGGAGTGACAACTTCGAATTTTATGAGGGATCTCGTCTGTGAGCGTCGGGCCGGTGAGCAAATCGAAAATTTcgcccacttggtcatggaacTTTATAACGTCGACTTGAAAGACGTTGCAGAAAACATCGGCAGCAAATGTGTCACTTTTCTCTACTCCAAGTCTAAAAATTTGATGCCCAGCTTGTCCGTCTCCACCCTCGTCACCTGTGCCGCCATGGTCTTCCGCATGTACGAGGAGAATCCCCAGGTCAGAGGCTTAGTTACGCTGCATACATTGATTACATTCGGCGATGACCTCGAGTTGCTTCCTCTGCCTATGCTCTTCTCTGTCATCGAGGGAATCCAGACGACTTGCCGATCCCAACTTGACAACATCCAAGAATGCCAGAAAATGCAACAGGGTCTGCACAGGAAGCTGCTCTCCTACTTTATCCCGAAAGCTTTGGCTGAAGAGGTCATGTTCTTTTACCTCAAACTGGACGACGCCATTTTACTCAAGAAATTTACTCAAGAACTTGTCAACCAGAGCAACTTTGACGCCATCAAAATGATTGTCGCTTCTGCCGACGGCTGGTACCAGGCCTTGACCACCATGGGCGGGAAATGGGCGCTCAACTTGCTGGTCTCTACTCGCATCAATCATCTCGAGTGGATGCGCCTACCCGTGTTCAGCTGGATCCAGGGCACCGCCGTTTTCGATGATTACGAGTTGAAGAAGTTTTTTCATTCCTCTGAGGCCAGAGCAACTTTCCCCGGATTCCACAGCCAACAAGCGGCGGAGACTTGGTGCGAGAAATACTTTGGTCCCGATCAGCTGGACAGCGGATACATCGCCAAAACGGAAATCGAAGGAGAAATTGGGAAATATCatcatggtttttttttttaaatcgcgtAATTGCAAACACTTTGGAGCCACGAATTGATGAAAGTCatgacaaagaaaatggattggCCGATTATACCGGTTTATACTAAACCGACTCGAACTTCCACCTCGTGTTCCAGCTCATCTCGTAAAACTCCGCCTCTGGAACCTTCTCCTACAGCTGTTGACAAACAAGAGGATTCTACTCCGCCTCTGGAACCTTCTCCTACTGCGTTTGACAAGCAAGAGGATTCTACTCCGCCTCTGGAACCCTCTCCTACTGGAGTTGACAAGCAAGAGGATTCTCCGGCGATCCGCGGAAAGTTAAGTATAATATTCGTATTATACTTTTTATTCCGGTATGTCAGCTCAGTTCCTGCCATAGCCCTATTGATGACTGGGTGGTGGAACGCATGGTGGCCGTCTATTTCCAGCAATGGTAATGGTGGTCCCCAATGTTCTCACCACCCTATTGTTGACTGGGTGGCGGGATAAAGGGTTGACTGCCGGTTGGACAGTTTGGTGTGTCAGCTCAGTTCCTGCCATAGCCCTATTGATGACTGGGTGGTGGAACGCATGGTGGCCGTCTATTTCCAGCAATGGTAATGGTGGTCGCCAATGTTCTCACCACCCTATTGTTGACTGGGTGGCGGGATAAAGGGTTGACTGCCGGTCGGACAGTTTGGTGTGTCAGCTCAGTTCCTGCCATAGCCCTATTGATGACTGGGTGGTGGAACGCATGGTGGCCGTCTATTTCCAGCAATGGTAATGGTGGTCGCCAATGTTCTCACCACCCTATTGTTGACTGGGTGGCGGGATAAAGGGTTGACTGCCAATTTCGAGGTTTCCgagactttgaaaaaatagtaACCCTGCTGTTTACCtgttactaatttttttttttttcttaggcACCTGTCACGAGTCAAGCCACTGAAGCCAAGAAGATACTggttttttctaaattgttattgtttcttgAGCAAAAATTTCTCTCAGCCAATTTTGTTGTGtcaaaacatttcattatCCTATTTATACTCAGTTTGGGGTACTTTTCCGCCCATCACATTTTCTAATGGTGAAATCTCATCGTTGGTTTGCTAATTCCGGATGGCGGTCAAGCGTAGACGAATAGACAATATTTTAtcttatctttcttttggggCGTCTCAAACAGAATTCGTCAGTAGATGGATTGAATAACACACAATAAGTCGTAGTCGTAACACATCCAAATTATCGCAGAAATCTTCCTTATATTCAGTTAGAACGGAATTATAATACAGTTGGAGATCGTGAAGTGTTTTTCTAGGCGGCCGAACACAAATACGAGTCGATTAAAAGCATCAACGTGGTCTTGGATAATATATTTCGCCAATTGCGCCATCAGGTTGAACTTGTCAGTTCGTGTCAGGAATATTTTGGAATTGTTGGTGTAATTGCTTTTTGGCCCGATGATTACGAGATAAACCTAATCGAATTCCTGTCGCAGGAGAATTTCTATTTGACAAAATTCCACCGCCGAAGGCAGTAcctataaaatataaattttaaaacttggAAAACAATCGATTGTATCTTGATTAATTTACCTGGTGGTTTCCATTTTACTGGAAATGTTGTTGGAATAACTGGTTGTTTGAAGGTTAAAACAGCATCTTGtgtaacttttctttttcggtagatatcaatttcaatcttttcttcttttgaagaCAGTTCCACCACAGAGGAAAGAACtaatttttggtattttgtGGAACCTTATtgtagtagtatatatatgTCTTACGATTTGATACTTGTTTTGTTGGGATCAAACTAGGAATCTTCTTTAACTTTTCTGGTAAACTGGGATACGATTCATCAGTGTCTGAAGAGTCACTCAGTTCATGGAGAGAAAGACAATCACACTCACTTGTGATATTAGTTTCTTGTGACCAAATTCTATGTGGTACCACAATAGGTTCTGCTATGAAAGAATTAATCACTTTCACAACTTTTGAATCCGCACTTATTGAAACAGGATTTGCcttagaaaaaaagcaatgtAAAGTATACGATGTCatacttagaaaaagaaaatttagattCAAACCTTTGATTGTCGATCtgaaatggttttttgttcaataagttttgatttcttaGACAACTTAATATCAATTAGTATACCTGGCTTACTCGATTTGGTAGATGTAAGTCTAGTGGGTTTTACTAGCTTATTGTTAACAAAATCGTTGTCACTAGCACCTGACGATGTATTGCCATCAATGGCAGCATAATTTATCAACTTCCGAGTTCCTCTAAAAGATATAACATTAacacataaaaagaaattactttATTCATTAAGCATTACCTGGTTTTTCGTTTATGAACTTCCATTTCAATAACATCGAAAAATTTAACCATTaaacaatcagaaaaatcaaagaaaaacttatCTTTTAAGAACTAAACTGACTAGATGAAGGGCGGAGCCTAATGCAGCATTGCCAGATGATTTAATATTCCTACTTTGGAATCGCAATGCAGTTGAATGGATGAAACAGGGAATGGGTAGGGAAAAACACCCCCAATTGAATTTCTGGTGGAGATTAGAACATCATACTTGTAGGTGGCTCGAACGACATCACATGTTTGCCACTCGTTGATACCTTCTTCTGATACAAGAATGAGAACTAAAGGAATGAATTCGACAGTTGTGCCTCCTAAAGGTAAGCCAATAGTTTGTAATCTTTGTTTATGGTGATCTGTAAtgatttatcatttttaaaaattatttatttaagaaCCCGTTGTGTGGAGGCAAAATAGGAAACAGCCAATTGGATATATGGAAACAATCCAACATCGTGGTGGTTATGACTATGTTGCTTACAAAATGtaagttataattttttttaatagaaatgtTTGTTACAGAAAGACATccacaatataaatatttatatgaaatgaagagaaaaaggaggaatagggtctttgcatgaaatttcgatttgtttttaacatacTTCAtgagaatcagtttttcacgctgattctcatggtattttttatttttttttaaaatcaatcgaagtgtgtgtttttctagTTCAAAGTTCGAATATGCGCatcccatttcaaaacggggtctcagccatttttgatgggcggtgcttaatttgtgatgaatttgtagacgacgctcaccaaaatcacccttttcgtatttCGCCTTAAGGCCCTAAGGGCGAAAGAGGGTTGTATTCAGCCGTAGGCAGTACGAAAAGGGTacaaacaaatcgaaatttcatgcaaaGACCCTATTGGCCCAGTAGGGTAATTtatactgattttttttttaatttataggAAAAATGGAAGTGTGAAAGTATTGCGTAATTTAGCAGAAGTAAAGAGACATTTAGCACAACATCCTGATCCAGAAGTCGACATCAATACATTTAACAACCTGAAACAATATAGGTTAGAAACTGGACGACTtaaactggaagaaaaaccTAGATTgcaaaacattcaaaaaaaaacatggaatgCAACCGTTGTTGAATATTCAAAACGATGCAGAAAAAATCGAACCAGATCAATCCTTTTCCATACAATTACAATTTGGATCGGGTGCCATTCGCGAAAAAGTTATCAAATCTACAAATAATCAATACCTAAACTTGATGGAAGCACCTAAAGTGTCAAAATGTGATGCGTTAGAGGTAAGctacaaaacaattttcttttggttgagGTTTTATGTTTTAGGGGTTTTACTTTTTAACCCCAGTTCAGTTCACCACTTTTCCCACAAACAACACTTTTTCCCTATATCTCTTTTTAAACAAACTAGCCACacgaaaattttcaaaattcattcTTTATCTATTAAAAGGTTTTTTaggatggaaataaaaaacttgaTGCAGAGTTGATTAATCCGTGTGTGAAGACAATGAAcgcaaacaaattgaatttcaaaaaatggataACTACACGCgattcgtcgtcgtccacaTTGAACTGTAAGAagttataattaaaaattatcttttttctacaaattacgtttttattttctagcaATTGCATTGGAAGATGACAAGGAAATggaaaagtgggaaaaaaaattagttcttTAAATATTGACATCGTAGACAAGCCAGAACTAATTCCTCCAGGAAACGTTAAATGCGAGGGAAACAAGGCATTCAAATGCAAATTGGGTTACCATACTAGTACGAAATGTTCCTATTGTTCGGAAAAATGGATTGCCATCCACAATGGACTTACAAACCACTCCAACCATCATGAATCGGTGCAAAAGCTTCTAAATGAGACAAATTggtaaatcttttttattatcatcaaGACCTTTGTTTGTCTAAAATTATGaatatttcttgaaatttgttgATAATTAATTTCGTTCtcctttattttgattttcaattatttcaggCAAGTTTCCGAAAGCGTCGGTGTTGGCGAAATTCTCTCTTCACCGAATGAGGTTGCAATTGAGCCGTACATTGAAATAAACCGACTAATTTGCTCTAAATGTGCTCGGAAAGTTTCACTGTTATTATCCGTTGATCCGAAAATTTGTATTGAttgcaaaaattcaattgtgtCGATATACCGAGATATTACAGACATCAACTATTTAAACTATCCCTTGAATGAAGTAATTTCGGGACAACGTGCAAAAACACTACTTTTTCTATGTGCTCGGAAATCAAACACAAGTCAACCTATTAAAGAAGGATACTTTGAAACACTTTTCGATTCTGTCATCAACAGTGGAATGTACAgtatcctaaaaaaaaatacgaatggattttctttcaaaaagccCCCTATCCATATTGCGGGGAACTGCGTTGGGCTTTTAACCCAAATTTAGGGGGtaaggaacaaagcgaaaggtgggaataAAGAACCCTTTCCcccttccaaaaaaaaatagggaacAGCCTTAGGCCCACTGTCCATTTTTTGAACAAGTGACGAGAAACCCCAAAAGCTTCCAAATCTTCCATCACAAACCGGggaaaactggaaaaactCAAAGGAATCGCTTTAAGTCGGTTCAATCAGTTTTTCGCGCCATGAAAATTCCAGACAGTCTGTCTGATTTCATTCATATTTAGGGGGGAAGGGAGGGGGAAGACATGGCCAGTGGctaattcattcttttcctttcttcccacctttcgctttctttctagccccccccccccaaatttGGGCTAAAAGCCCAACACAATTCCCTGCAAAATGGATAGGGGGCTTTTTGACAATAAATCgcattcggatttttttttttaggatactgtacatatatttttataatttttatttagtacattaattttaattcgatAAAACATATTtaggaaaaatggaagatttgGTGGACGCAATCGTCCTGGTTATCCAAGGAAGGTTGAGTTGGTGGGAAAATTTGCGAGTGCAGGAAGCGCAACAAGTCCTATTTCTTCTATGAACCATCCAActtgtaaacaagaaaaagatgtaTATACACTCAACATGCTACAAGATTCCATAATAAATGCCTACCGGCCGGGTCACATTATTCTGATAGCTATGAGCCAACCAGccaatttttgtgtttgtcaCAGGGATTTGgtacttatttttattgtctcCCATAAATATgtcattttaaatgttttatttatctaATGTAGGAAACTTTCATTAGAGAGCTTTTTGAAAGAGGCATTCCACAGGAGGCTCTCTTTATCTATTGTTACGGGCTGGATACTTCAACTGCAAAAACACTTAGCTACGAAACCATTGTTTTGGCAGCCGATTTACGGAATGCAATTTTGGCCAACTTACCACGATATGGGATTAGACCTGCAAAATCTGGCTATCTCTATGCTTGCAATAAAGGTGAGTTCTTTAGTTTTTATATGTTTATGAAATTTCTTCAACCTGCGTTCGATTTTCGTAGCATTTAACaagaattttgatttcatttgcatGTAATTATTAGCTGAAAACCAGCGTTTTAATACACCAGAGAGAGGACGTTACACATACGAAGAAAaggacacaacaacaacatctcaGTGTttgatacaggtaaaaacataaaatgtattttaagAAATTACTCGTTAAAacatgtaaaaaattttatatttcgtgCAGCACAACATGAATTTAGCTTCTTCACAGTTAAGGTGTCAATTCCCAaattgcaaacaaaaaattggatgTCAATTTGCCGTCAGCTGTGGTAAATGCTGTGGATGGTTCCATGGAAATTGCATTCTATTTTCCAAGAAAATGTCCTTAATTGTTGATGAAAATAACAAGGAATGGATCTGCGCAATGTGTGTAGGAATGTCtttgtaattcaatttcatctgCTTTCCACTTCAAACTTTTGTTGTCCCATTTCATGTCCTTTGTTACTGATTTTTCAGAGGAAGGAATGATCATGTCTCATAGTCTTTCGGTGTCTGTCACATCGTTTTGGACTTGGCAATAAACATCTTAACAAACACTTTTTTCCTATAcagaaatatcaaaatttattatattactATTCATTAGCGTAATAGCTacttcatttgaataaatgcttgtaaattgtaatttaaagGCATGTTTTAAGTAATTTagaagcaaaaatattttccaactATCAATTGTCATGTAAATAGTATATCTAAGTTTCGGTGTagcatagtttttttttttaatttatttttatttatttttattccccaTAGCATAAGTCACATAGTACAAAAAACATACTGAAAGCAAACATACATATCTACTTTTATACAAACGGTGAAACGCCACaggttttcaaataataaatcatcactaaaacttttttattcaaaaacgCCCTTCATCTTCTGTAACATCATTTACATTGGCTGGATTTGGTGATCTACAAATAAGAACATTACAAATAATTATGCaatacataaatttaaaaaaggcacAAAAAAATCACAGTTACCTGTCTCTTTGCCTTTTGTCTCCTCTGCCAGTCGTGTCTTGTGATGTTGCATCCTCTGCCGGGTTTTCCTGAACTACTTCAACTACTGCTATATCCTCTCTATCTGCTACTTCAGCGTAATTATCTTCCAGTCCCTGTTCTCCCAGTCCCAGTTCACGTCTCCTCCTTTCCTGCACTCTCTGTTCCTGCTCCGCTGAAAATGGCTTTGTCACTCTAAGTGGCACGGGTTCCCCTTTAAACCTGTAAAATTAAACTATGAATTAAACTAACGAATTTCTACATTATTTTAAAGCTAACTTACCCATCCAAAAATTCCTTGATACGATCGGGACACCCATCACAATCACGATCGTATACCCAGGTTGTTTGTTTATAACCCTTCCACTCTACTAAATACCAAGTATCCCCGGCTGGACGTTttctaaaacataaaaataaagaattacattttctaaataattacaaaaattaaaacaaacttACCCAACGTTAAGAATTTTCTTAACGAGATACCTTTTCCGGTCATCCATGAGGAATTACGTTTAAGAGCTAtcaagaatataaagaaaaaagaaaatataaaagaagttAATGAAACGAAATACCATTAGCAACTTGTGAGATTcacattcattttcaaattccccCCGCTTCTGTCtcgaaataatttaaattattttcaaaaaaaaagtaatttctttatttgaaaaaaaaattggatgatTTACGCGAATTCCCGCCGAGCGTACATCAAAAATCATCCGGAAATTcatattcctttttctgatgatttttgattgaaacacGGTATAAGTATGGAGAATcaagagaggaagaagaaatgtctcTATATTTATAGTATATTggtatacacacagacacaagtCGCATGGATGGAATCTGTGGCGTACtttatgtctgtgtgtgcgaGTTGGTAACTCTGTACGCGCGCGCagacctctctctctctctcggcccAGCTCGCCCAAGCCGCGACTCTTCGTTCACCAAGGCGGCAAGGATTTATCGTTGCGTTACGTTGAAGGTTCACCAATAGCTCACCGGCCCCGGGCAACAAGACATACGGTTGACAATCAAAGATAAATCATCgtgcgaaaataaaaaaagaagaagaagaagaaataaaccaTCGCCGGCTTGTTATAGATATCTTCATAGACGCTGGTGCTCGCATATGGACTAGCCGACGATGAGGAACGATCCGGAGCTAAAGAATCCGCAGGTTGCGACAGATTCAATGCAAATTTTGACCCAAACTATCTCCCCACCCCCTCCgccttttcattcttcttcctcgctgAAATGGTCGCATATTGACAATTTTTCATACATTTTTCACGATTGAGGTACAAGAAAGAGTTCTCATCGACAATTTATGAATTCATGTTAGAACGTTTCGCTGAAACCAGAATGTGTCATCggatcgttttatttttatttcccctttttatctattttttatttttcaaggggCCAATTTACTTGTGCCGCTGTAAATTCAACTACAGTTATTAGACAGCCGCTATCTCGAAACCGGTTCTGTACACACAAGTCtactattttcaaaaaaagaaaacaaaaaacaaaattaatacacatttttttgttttttgttccctTGTGTAaggggtctctctctctctccgaggAGATAGAAAAGGTGGAAAATGTCCCCCCTACCTAACCTATTCTAGACCTATTCTAAGCTAGGGTATTCGAAGCTGGAATATCCGTCGTAGAGGGTTAGAATATCCCCTGAAAACTGAGAGTGtacgaataaagaaaaatgtcttatataattataaaattcatttttctatgaatattagattattaattatagattttttttaacctgtAACGGCAGTCCGGCGACAGCAGCATAGGCAATTCCCTGCGGAATGGTGGTGAGACCGACGGTGATTCCGGCAATGATAGCCTATCATAGACAGCAAAATCCCAATTGTAGCTTGGTAACCACTTGAGAATG
This DNA window, taken from Daphnia pulex isolate KAP4 chromosome 2, ASM2113471v1, encodes the following:
- the LOC124205724 gene encoding uncharacterized protein LOC124205724 isoform X2, which produces MVKFFDVIEMEVHKRKTRGTRKLINYAAIDGNTSSGASDNDFVNNKLVKPTRLTSTKSSKPDRQSKANPVSISADSKVVKVINSFIAEPIVVPHRIWSQETNITSECDCLSLHELSDSSDTDESYPSLPEKLKKIPSLIPTKQVSNLLSSVVELSSKEEKIEIDIYRKRKVTQDAVLTFKQPVIPTTFPVKWKPPGTAFGGGILSNRNSPATGIRLGLSRNHRAKKQLHQQFQNIPDTN
- the LOC124205724 gene encoding uncharacterized protein LOC124205724 isoform X1, encoding MVKFFDVIEMEVHKRKTRGTRKLINYAAIDGNTSSGASDNDFVNNKLVKPTRLTSTKSSKPGILIDIKLSKKSKLIEQKTISDRQSKANPVSISADSKVVKVINSFIAEPIVVPHRIWSQETNITSECDCLSLHELSDSSDTDESYPSLPEKLKKIPSLIPTKQVSNLLSSVVELSSKEEKIEIDIYRKRKVTQDAVLTFKQPVIPTTFPVKWKPPGTAFGGGILSNRNSPATGIRLGLSRNHRAKKQLHQQFQNIPDTN
- the LOC124208703 gene encoding uncharacterized protein LOC124208703 — its product is MNHPTCKQEKDVYTLNMLQDSIINAYRPGHIILIAMSQPANFCVCHRDLETFIRELFERGIPQEALFIYCYGLDTSTAKTLSYETIVLAADLRNAILANLPRYGIRPAKSGYLYACNKAENQRFNTPERGRYTYEEKDTTTTSQCLIQHNMNLASSQLRCQFPNCKQKIGCQFAVSCGKCCGWFHGNCILFSKKMSLIVDENNKEWICAMCVGMSL